The region AATAATCAAACATGATATTATTTATTATAGAGAGAAATCACAGTTATATACGGTATTAAATTCCATTAGCAATATTAACTTAGAAGTAAAATGAAATTAATTTTCCAATTTTCAGTACTGCGTACTTTAAATTTCAATGGTAAGTAGGTATTATGTCTCTGGGATAATTATTTATTGGAAACAAATTAATGACATTTAGTGTTAAAACAAAAGTCGCGACCACTTTTGGTCTAATTATGATTTTGTTATCTATTATGCTAGTTGTTTTTGCAACTCAAGGCTTAGTAGAAGAAAAAAAGAAAAGTTTAACTATTCAATCTAAACAAGCGATTGAATCAATTTCTGCATTATCAGAAGCTTGGGTTGAAAATAAAAAACAAGAGTTAAATACCATACAAGCATTTTTATCAGAGCCTGGCATGACAAGCCACATGATCCGTAATGCATTAAAATATGCAATGAATGATACTTCATTACAAAATGCGTATGTTGGTTTTGATACTGGTCGTTTTTTACTTGATGATTTAGAGGCAGAAAATGGCGCTAAGTCTGCAGGCTATGACCCAAGAACTCGAAATTGGTATCAAGCAGCGTTAGGTGCAGGTAAACCAATATTGCTTAATCCCTATGTGACTACTGATGTAAGTAAACGAGTGGTGGTTACAATGGCGATGCCTTACTCTAATCGTGGGGCTGTTCGTGGTGTGTTAGGGATTGATACGACAGTATCTCATCTTCAGACGTTAATGAGAAAAGTACCTGTACCAGACAACTCACAAGTAATGATGATTGATGGGCAGGGTAAAATATTAGCGCATACAGTCGATGGATATCAATTGAAAGATGTTGATGTTTTTTCACCTAAATTACATGCTATGTTAGGTAAAGAAGATAATATTCGTACCGATATATTGGGTCACGATTCTTATGTTATTACTGTTCCAATGCTAGAAGAGTGGACTATGATGATAGTGTTGGATCATAACTCTATTGTTGCTCCCTTACGTGACCGTATTATTAACTTAATTTTGTTTGCTCTTGGAGTTATTGTTGCGGGGTCTATCTTTGTTATTTGGATGTCTGCTCGTTTAATTAGACCGTTAGAATCAGTAGATGAGATGTTGGCTAAAGCTGCTGAAGGTAAGGGAGATTTAACTATTACTTTACCTGTAGGCTCTAAAGATGAAGTCGGTTCTATTTGTACAAGCTTTAATTCTTTTAATTTCACGTTAAGAGGAATGATGACAGATTTGACCGATAATATGGTTGAAGTTACCTCTACATCACATTCTGTGAAAGATATAGCGAACGAAGCAGCTAAGAATGTAGAAAGCCAACAGATTGAGATAGAGAAAGTATCAACCGCGGTACATGAAATGAATGCAGCAGCAGCTGAAATTGCCCAAAGTATATCTCGTACTTCTGAAGCGTCAGAAAATGCAGAGTCTTTTATTCGTGAAGGATTTCAAGAAGTACAGTCAACCTCTGAAAATATTAAGCTTTTAGCAAATAAAGTAGATATATCATCAGATATGGTTGAACAGTTAAGTGTCAAAACAGGACAAATTAATAGTATTGTTGATGTGATTAACACCATAGCAGAACAGACTAATTTATTAGCATTGAATGCGGCTATTGAAGCAGCTCGTGCGGGTGAATCAGGTCGTGGTTTTGCTGTTGTTGCTGATGAAGTTCGTAATCTTGCAACGAAAACTCAAAGTTCAACAGAAGAAATCAGAAAAACTATTGAAGGCTTACAGGCTGATGCGAAAGGTCTCGTTTTTGCAATGGAAGAAAATAAAGGCATGACTGAGAATACGGTTAATCAGGCAGAGGTTGCCTCTAAAAAGCTGACCTTAGTGGTTAAGGCGATTCAAGAAATTAATGATATGTCAGCACAGATTGCTTCAGCTTCTGAAGAACAGCATATTGTGAGTGCTGATATAGGTAAAAATATTGAGTCTATTCATGAGCTTTCAAGAGAGGTAACGACTCAGGCTCGTGATACTGATTTAGCAAGTAATAAATTAGAGATGGTTGTTAGTCAGGCTGAGGCAAACTTAGCTAAGTTTAAAATATAATGTAGATTATACTAATAATATAGTTACCCATTTAAAAGGAAGCGAATGCTTCCTTTTTTTATTTAAATTTTAAGCAGTTACTGTGACTTCATAAGAACCAAACTTACGAATATTAATTACCCCCGTATCAAACAGTAGATATTGTCCTTTAATACCATTTAATATGCCTGTAACTTCTGGGTTCTTATCAAAATTATGACTGATGATTTTTATAGGGAATTCATTAACAGGGAAGGCGATATCGAGAATATTCTCATCAAGTATCTCAACAGAATCTTCACCATGTTCCGCTTTAACTTTAGAAATGGCTTCTTCGACTTGTGGCAGCAGTTCCAATGCGGCTTCTTTTAAAGCAAGTGGTTCATTATTGCCTTTTAGCAGAGTACGCCAATTGGTTTTGTCAGCAATCAGTTTCGCCAATTCAATTTCGACTAAACCCGAAATTAAGCGGTTCTTCACTTTAGCAATTGGTAAGCCTTGCGTTGCTCCTTGATCAATCCAGCGAGTAGGGATCTGAGTATGACGAGTAATGCCAACCTTCAAACTAGAAGTATTTGAAAGATAAACATAGTGGTCAACAAAACAGTTATCTTCACCCCATTGAGGTTCACGACAAGTTCCTTCAGCAAAATGACAAGTTTCTGGCTTCATTATGCACATATCGCAACTTGCTAATTTTTTCATACAGACAAAACAGTGGCCTTGAGAGTAACTTTTCTTTGTTTTCTTACCACAAGAGCAACAAAAAATATTGCCCGTATGAGTTAGTGTCAGTGTTTTACCAATGAATACGTTGAGTTCGACTTCTTCATTGCCGACAGGTAAACGATATTGAACAGCACCGTCAAGCAGTGATGCGCGCATTTTTGCTAATGTTCCAGTAATTTGAATGCTCATAGATTTTTCTACTATTTTTTATTATTAAACAATGATTCTTAGTTATTGTGGGCATTGTAGCAAAGTAAGGGGCGAGTGTAAGAGTTGAAATGAAGATTTATGTGCAAGGATAAACGACACTTATGCTATACTCCGCGGCATTAGACCAGAATGCCTGGTTATCCATCAATAATACTCGAAATTGGAGTGCAGCTTTTGCAATTTAAAGATTTAGGTTTAGATAATCGCCTATTAAAAAATCTCGCTCATCAGAACATCAAAAAACCAACAGAAATTCAGCGTAAAGCTGTACCTGTTGCGATGGCAGGAAAAGATATTCTTGCATCATCAAAAACAGGTTCAGGTAAAACGTTAGCGTTTGTCTTGCCAATGCTTCATAAATCACTGAAATCAAAATCGTTCTCTAAGAATGATCCTCGTGCAGTGATCTTGGCACCAACGCGTGAATTAGCAAAACAAGTGTATACACATCTACGCAGTATGTTAGGTGGTTTAAGCTATGATGCAACCCTAATTACGGGTGGTGAAAACTTTAATGACCAAGTGAATGCATTGCGTAAATTTCCGAAATTTATCGTAGCAACACCTGGACGTTTAGCTGATCACTTAGAACATCAATCTTTGTTCTTGAATGGTCTAGAAACACTGATCCTTGATGAAGCAGACCGTATGCTTGATCTAGGTTTTGCTGAGCACCTTCAGAAAATCCATAAAGCGGCAAATCACCGTCGTCGTCAAACTCTTATGTTCTCTGCAACATTAGACCATGATGCGGTAACTCAGTTTGCTGGTAATATGCTTGATAATCCTAAGTTTGTTTCTGTTGGTTTGTCAACGGATGAACATACTGATATTACGCAAAGCTTTTACTTGTGTGACCACCTTGATCATAAACAAGCGTTACTAGATAAGATTATTGAAACTGAAAAATACTTTCAAATCATGATCTTTACAGCGACTCGTGCTGATACAGATCGTCTAACGGACCTACTTAATGAGCGTAAGCTTAAAGCGGTAGCACTAAGTGGTGACATGAATCAGACAGCTCGTAATAACATTATGAGCCAATTTGAGCGTCGTGCACATAAAATTCTAGTGACGACAGACGTTGCTTCTCGTGGTCTGGATTTAACGAGTGTAACTCACGTTATTAACTTCGATATGCCAAAACATATGGAAGAATACGTTCACCGTGTTGGTCGTACTGGCCGTGCTGGTAAAAAAGGAACAGCCATTTCTCTCGTTGGTCCAAAAGACTGGGAAAGCTTTAAACGTATAGAAAACTTCCTACAGAAAGAATTAACCTTCTCTGTATTTGAAGATCTAAAAGGCAAATTCAAAGGTCTTGTACCTAAGAAGAAGCGTACGTTTGTTAAGAAAGGCGATACGAAGAAAACGACAGCAAAACGTGGTTCTCATAAACCAAAAGCGGCTAAGAAGCGCGATAATTCATTCCACACTAACGTGGCTGTGGGTGATCAAGTGTTTATGCCGAAGAAGAAACCAAAGAAACTGGTTGTTGACGACGAGTAAGACTGACTATTAAGTCTCTTTGTTTAAGAGCATATTCAAGTTTAAGATAATAAAAATGCCAAGTGAGTTATCTCACTTGGCATTTTTTATTATTAATCTATGTCGTTATACCAATCAGAGTAAGTAAGTGATCAGTTATTTACTACGATTGGTATTAGTACCAAATTATAGATATTCGCAGAGATAAGCAGTTTCAAGCTCTACTTTCACATCAAATGCTGAACTTCCTTCAACAGAGAAATCTTCACCTGCAGAAAATGTCACCCAGTCCGAATCAGTTGAGCGCTTAACGGTAAGGGCACCTGTAACTACCGTCATTTTCTCTGCGGCATTAGTACCAAAGGTATAGTTACCCGGTAACATCACACCTACTGAAATGGCTTTATTGTTTTGCTCAAATCCAATAGATTTTACTTTATCTTCAAAATAACTGTTTACATTTAGCATGTTACATCCTTGTAATTAAATTCAATTTCACAATAGATTATTCGTCGTTTATTTTCAACTATTACTTAACATAACCTAACGATTGGATTGTTTTCGCTGCAGACTCAGAGTTCATATAAGTTATAAATTCACTAGCTTGTGGTGAAAGTTTTTTTCCTTTAAATACAAATAAGAAAGGGCGAGATAGAGGATATTTGTTCGCGATAATAGCACTTGGCGTTGGAAGGATATGATCAATTTCTACAACTTGTAATGAAGCAAGGTCACCAATAGAACCAGCAGAAACATAGCCAATTGCGTGAGGGTTTCGAGCAACAATACTCTTCACCATGCTCGTACCATTCACTACAATCGCATTTGAACTAATATCTGATACAGTAAAGGAATTTATCTCTTTAGTTAATCCCAGATTCTTTTCAAATGAGAAGCGTGAACCAGAAGCGAGCTCTCTGGTAATCACCGCTATTTTCTTATCTTCACCACCGACTTCTTTCCAGTTCTTAATATCGCCATGATAAATTTTCCAAATATTATCAGCAGATAAGCTTGTGATGGAATTATTTGGGTGGACAATAATGGCAATTGCATCATATGCGATGGTTGTAGTGCTCAATGTTTCTTTTTCTTTATCTGATAATTGGCGAGAACTAATAGCTAAGTTAACGGTGTCATCAACCAGCATTTTAATACCAGCGCTTGAACCAATACTTTGTAGGTTTATTTGAGATTTATGAGACTGATTGTATTCTTCAATAAACGGTTCTAATAAGTTAGAAACTGAAGTTGAGCCAACGATGACCGTATTTGAACTGGCAGAAAAAGCAGTAGAGCTAAAAAGTAAACCGATAACAAAAGTGGTGTAACTAAGCGCTTTAAACATGATCGAGATCCATAATCAAAAAAAGCATCATAAAGCGCGAGTGTTACACCTATGTGACAGTTTAGCCTCGTGTTGATTCTCTAAACTCTTTAGGGGTACTACCATGAATTGATTTAAACGTAGTACTAAAGTGAGCCGCAGTTTTAAAGCCTGTTTCATAAGCAATTTCAGTGATGGTTTTTCGCGTAATACGGAGTTGTGTCGCCGCATAATTAACACGTTTTACTTTTACTAGATGTGCAAAAGAAAGTTTATCGGATTGTAATTTACGTTTAAGTGTTGACGAAGACATTCCTAATTGTGGAGCAACAGTATCAATAGTTAAATCAGAGGAAATGTTTTGTTCAACAAAGCGAATGAGGCGCTGCGAGGTTGTTAATATTGATATTCTATGTATAAAAGCAATCAATTCAGGATATTCATTTACCATTTCACTTAGAATAGCTAATGTTAAAAATTCGAGGGTATCATTAGTTACGCTGTTTTTAAGTTCACTTTTTATTAACGTGAGTAAATTAGTAATTGAGGTGTGCTTATCTGGTGAAAAGACAAAGGTCTCTCTAGAGCATGGAATATGAGCGTCGTTATTGGTATAGGTAATGAATCGTTGAAAAATCGAGACATCAATAACAAGTGACTCAGCTTGAAAGTCACCGCTTGTATTTACCATTTTTACTTTAGAAATATCTCCAGAGCTATAGAGTAAATATTCACCAGTGTTAAGAGTAATGTCTTCCCCCGCTTTATCTCTATAATGGAATTGTCCCGACTTGATAATATATATACCATTTCGTTCGACAGGATAGCGATCGGATTTTCTACGGGTTTCGGGGTTAAATTGGTACAGTTCAATTGGGGGCATGATCAATTTCCTCTAAATAACTCGAGAATTAGTGTAAACTTACTTATTGAAAAATCAAGATTATTTACTTGTAGTCTAATGGTAAGAGTCAATAATAAGACTTATGTCAATTTAAAAGCGGTGTATTATGGGAAGTCCACGTTTACGTAAGCAATTTGAAACGTTATTTGAACGTTATCACAGTGAGTCAGCCAGTGTTCAAATCGATGAGATTGCAGATTTTCTATGCTGTACTCGGCGTAATACTCGAATGGTACTTAAGAAAATGTCCGATGAACAATGGATCACTTGGGCTCCTGCTGTTGGGCGAGGAAAATTTTCAGCATTAACTTTTCTATCCACACCAGAAAAGCTAAGTGTTGATCTTGCAACTCGTTGTTTGGAAGAAGGAAAACTTGATGTAGCGTTAAGTGTATTAGATGGAAACCAAGATGCACTGCTAGAATTGATTCACAAAGTGCTTGGGGTCTCTCATGAAAAAGGCAAACAAATTGTTAAATTACCATACTATCGTCAACTTCACATATTAACGCCATCATTTGCCATTCGTCGTTCTGAGCAGCATTTAATGCAGCAAATTTTTAATGGGTTAACACAATGGAATAAAAAAGGAGATGTTGAAGGGGATATTGCTCACCATTGGGAAATGTTATCTCCTAAGCATTGGCGATTTTATATTAGACCAAGCGTTAGTTTTCATGATGGAAAGGGATTAACCTTTGAAGACATAAGGGATACATTTCTAGCATTAACACCAAACTATATCTTTAGCCATATTACCGATATTACTAGCCCAAGTTTAAATGTAATCGATTTTTTTCTTACCAAGCAAGATCATCACTTTGACTCTAAATTAGCTCAATTTAATGCGAAAATAGTGCCAGTTTCAGCGCATGAAAATCATGATTATCATCGATATCCAATTGGCACAGGCCCATATAAAGTCAGCGAAAATACAGAAAAAAAACTAGTATTGATAGCCAACGAAAATTACTTTGGCTATCGACCTTTAATTGATTCTGTCGAGGTATGGA is a window of Aliivibrio wodanis DNA encoding:
- a CDS encoding methyl-accepting chemotaxis protein — translated: MTFSVKTKVATTFGLIMILLSIMLVVFATQGLVEEKKKSLTIQSKQAIESISALSEAWVENKKQELNTIQAFLSEPGMTSHMIRNALKYAMNDTSLQNAYVGFDTGRFLLDDLEAENGAKSAGYDPRTRNWYQAALGAGKPILLNPYVTTDVSKRVVVTMAMPYSNRGAVRGVLGIDTTVSHLQTLMRKVPVPDNSQVMMIDGQGKILAHTVDGYQLKDVDVFSPKLHAMLGKEDNIRTDILGHDSYVITVPMLEEWTMMIVLDHNSIVAPLRDRIINLILFALGVIVAGSIFVIWMSARLIRPLESVDEMLAKAAEGKGDLTITLPVGSKDEVGSICTSFNSFNFTLRGMMTDLTDNMVEVTSTSHSVKDIANEAAKNVESQQIEIEKVSTAVHEMNAAAAEIAQSISRTSEASENAESFIREGFQEVQSTSENIKLLANKVDISSDMVEQLSVKTGQINSIVDVINTIAEQTNLLALNAAIEAARAGESGRGFAVVADEVRNLATKTQSSTEEIRKTIEGLQADAKGLVFAMEENKGMTENTVNQAEVASKKLTLVVKAIQEINDMSAQIASASEEQHIVSADIGKNIESIHELSREVTTQARDTDLASNKLEMVVSQAEANLAKFKI
- a CDS encoding ATP-dependent RNA helicase, with translation MPGYPSIILEIGVQLLQFKDLGLDNRLLKNLAHQNIKKPTEIQRKAVPVAMAGKDILASSKTGSGKTLAFVLPMLHKSLKSKSFSKNDPRAVILAPTRELAKQVYTHLRSMLGGLSYDATLITGGENFNDQVNALRKFPKFIVATPGRLADHLEHQSLFLNGLETLILDEADRMLDLGFAEHLQKIHKAANHRRRQTLMFSATLDHDAVTQFAGNMLDNPKFVSVGLSTDEHTDITQSFYLCDHLDHKQALLDKIIETEKYFQIMIFTATRADTDRLTDLLNERKLKAVALSGDMNQTARNNIMSQFERRAHKILVTTDVASRGLDLTSVTHVINFDMPKHMEEYVHRVGRTGRAGKKGTAISLVGPKDWESFKRIENFLQKELTFSVFEDLKGKFKGLVPKKKRTFVKKGDTKKTTAKRGSHKPKAAKKRDNSFHTNVAVGDQVFMPKKKPKKLVVDDE
- a CDS encoding UPF0345 protein, giving the protein MLNVNSYFEDKVKSIGFEQNNKAISVGVMLPGNYTFGTNAAEKMTVVTGALTVKRSTDSDWVTFSAGEDFSVEGSSAFDVKVELETAYLCEYL
- a CDS encoding putative exported protein; protein product: MFKALSYTTFVIGLLFSSTAFSASSNTVIVGSTSVSNLLEPFIEEYNQSHKSQINLQSIGSSAGIKMLVDDTVNLAISSRQLSDKEKETLSTTTIAYDAIAIIVHPNNSITSLSADNIWKIYHGDIKNWKEVGGEDKKIAVITRELASGSRFSFEKNLGLTKEINSFTVSDISSNAIVVNGTSMVKSIVARNPHAIGYVSAGSIGDLASLQVVEIDHILPTPSAIIANKYPLSRPFLFVFKGKKLSPQASEFITYMNSESAAKTIQSLGYVK
- a CDS encoding HTH-type transcriptional regulator, AraC family; amino-acid sequence: MPPIELYQFNPETRRKSDRYPVERNGIYIIKSGQFHYRDKAGEDITLNTGEYLLYSSGDISKVKMVNTSGDFQAESLVIDVSIFQRFITYTNNDAHIPCSRETFVFSPDKHTSITNLLTLIKSELKNSVTNDTLEFLTLAILSEMVNEYPELIAFIHRISILTTSQRLIRFVEQNISSDLTIDTVAPQLGMSSSTLKRKLQSDKLSFAHLVKVKRVNYAATQLRITRKTITEIAYETGFKTAAHFSTTFKSIHGSTPKEFRESTRG
- a CDS encoding putative extracellular solute-binding protein, with translation MGSPRLRKQFETLFERYHSESASVQIDEIADFLCCTRRNTRMVLKKMSDEQWITWAPAVGRGKFSALTFLSTPEKLSVDLATRCLEEGKLDVALSVLDGNQDALLELIHKVLGVSHEKGKQIVKLPYYRQLHILTPSFAIRRSEQHLMQQIFNGLTQWNKKGDVEGDIAHHWEMLSPKHWRFYIRPSVSFHDGKGLTFEDIRDTFLALTPNYIFSHITDITSPSLNVIDFFLTKQDHHFDSKLAQFNAKIVPVSAHENHDYHRYPIGTGPYKVSENTEKKLVLIANENYFGYRPLIDSVEVWTLPDIAPIQLKVGLEVHEESEIPSVAYGEQVDVDRGCSYILFNRKTGIASDDNWLAYLTQTITPLLLLNELQNSHMNGIGLFNAYGLLPGLQHCLNKPNLGFIKPEKGSVVNLGYENEHPLYPLLGAIIEQRLAKDGIRLKIRQFDTLELLSTEKTKGIDIWLRGMSLGTQCPEALLSWLFAFNEIERVMPEDDFNVVSSLIEEWQLSPQRHFPVNEICRFLVDCGQVSPLFHGWMGISEDANNSIQNASCNGLGWFDFETVWIKPILK